The following are encoded together in the Daucus carota subsp. sativus chromosome 5, DH1 v3.0, whole genome shotgun sequence genome:
- the LOC108222883 gene encoding transcription factor LUX, whose protein sequence is MGEEVRFSDYDDRVPEWELGLPTSDELPPLSQPLITPELASAFSISPEPYRTAGDVARASEITFSGLRGQYSSKLVNNYNSFDNSRSAEFDVEEIDADRNDSRKAETIKRQRLVWTPQLHKRFVDVVAHLGIKNAVPKTIMQLMNVEGLTRENVASHLQKYRLYLKRMQGGGASEANDHLFESTPVPPSLKESSVRSGSGSGSGNVSGHVPMHYGAQMVPMPMPMPLPVYGQMSGYPGFEYGMMQQKDWSGNKFDAVNSYQRIPQCDK, encoded by the coding sequence atgggAGAAGAAGTGAGATTTTCCGACTACGACGATCGTGTTCCGGAGTGGGAGCTCGGATTACCAACCTCCGACGAGTTGCCGCCGTTGTCTCAGCCGTTGATTACGCCGGAGCTCGCGTCGGCGTTCAGTATCTCGCCGGAACCCTACCGGACTGCCGGAGACGTTGCTCGCGCGTCGGAGATCACTTTCTCGGGATTGCGTGGACAGTACTCGTCGAAATTAGTGAATAATTATAATTCGTTTGATAATTCGAGGAGTGCGGAGTTCGATGTGGAGGAGATCGATGCGGATCGAAATGATTCGAGGAAGGCGGAGACGATTAAGCGGCAGAGACTGGTGTGGACGCCGCAGTTGCACAAGAGGTTTGTGGATGTGGTGGCGCATTTAGGGATTAAGAATGCGGTGCCGAAGACAATTATGCAGCTGATGAATGTCGAAGGATTGACGCGAGAGAATGTCGCGAGTCATTTACAGAAGTACAGGCTTTATTTGAAGCGAATGCAGGGAGGAGGAGCAAGTGAGGCGAATGATCATTTGTTTGAATCGACTCCGGTGCCGCCGAGTTTGAAAGAGTCTTCGGTGAGGAGTGGAAGTGGTAGTGGGAGTGGAAATGTGAGTGGACATGTGCCGATGCATTATGGAGCGCAGATGGTGCCAATGCCGATGCCGATGCCATTGCCGGTTTATGGACAGATGAGTGGCTATCCTGGATTTGAGTATGGTATGATGCAACAGAAGGATTGGTCTGGGAATAAGTTTGATGCGGTTAACTCGTATCAGCGGATCCCTCAATGTGATAAGTGA
- the LOC108222882 gene encoding uncharacterized protein LOC108222882 isoform X2, producing the protein MKHHSTSGNQGKDCFSFGTNCSAMAQLSDSFKSSNSFQTPPSTYKSPQAEVAKVEELLPADGAMHQSPLTSGKHNDYDGGDPAPNRKSSVLNKFRDKAKKLKSTLSSKRIRQSNIDSEYDHETESKNGIDNEDDDDKTIRSMEVNLDEDEIDEDPEYLGAPIYESVQAPQECKEYVKQHPREVTASADKHIIESCAKNAARKASEPALKTVTETVSEKLVPAYNAVSTATQAITSKISSLTVETTGLTNKTSDGSSGDASSESRGQIRNSGPPMYDKGVSVKEYLMQKLEPGEDEKALSQVITDAISPKGSEQVGVVGMVKDAVTSYLQPSSDSATKAAESLGKTNVSKDQNVLSNKASNVSTDQNSSSNKASNVSTDQKTSSNKAFTASKTFNTRHDPAYKASEQNAPAADTKSYSLSESSVDANKLKSKSCNATANLKLSAFIPISTNSEEGNKAENHGKVLQTN; encoded by the exons ATGAAGCATCATTCAACTTCTGGGAATCAG GGGAAGGATTGTTTCAGCTTCGGAACCAACTGTTCAGCTATGGCTCAATTATCCGATTCATTTAAAAGTAGTAATTCATTTCAAACTCCACCCTCAACCTACAAAAGTCCTCAAGCTGAGGTCGCTAAAGTAGAAGAACTTTTACCAG CTGATGGCGCAATGCATCAGTCTCCCTTAACTTCTGGAAAACATAATGACTATGATGGTGGTGATCCTGCGCCCAACAGAAAGTCGTCAGTGCTTAACAAATTTAGGGACAAGGCTAAGAAGCTGAAGAGCACATTGAGCAGCAAGAGAATCAGGCAGAGCAATATTGACAGCGAATATGATCATGAAACGGAGAGCAAGAATGGAATTGAcaatgaggatgatgatgataagaCTATCCGCTCTATGGAAGTTAACTTGGATGAAGATGAAATTGATGAAGATCCTGAATACCTCGGAGCTCCAA TTTATGAATCAGTACAAGCACCTCAAGAATGTAAAGAATATGTGAAACAGCATCCGCGAGAAGTTACTGCGTCAGCTGACAAGCATATCATTGAAAGCTGTGCCAAAAATGCAGCCAGGAAAGCTAGTGAGCCAGCTCTCAAGACAGTGACAGAAACAGTGTCAGAGAAGCTGGTACCGGCCTATAATGCAGTGTCGACTGCAACTCAGGCAATTACTTCCAAGATCTCCAGCTTGACTGTTGAAACCACGGGTTTAACAAACAAGACTAGTGATGGTAGTTCTGGAGATGCGAGTTCTGAGAGTAGAGGACAGATACGAAACAGTGGTCCACCTATGTATGATAAAGGCGTTTCTGTCAAGGAGTATTTGATGCAGAAACTTGAGCCTGGAGAAGATGAAAAAGCTCTTTCTCAGGTTATTACAGATGCGATTAGTCCAAAGGGATCTGAACAAGTTGGAGTGGTGGGGATGGTGAAAGATGCTGTAACTTCCTATCTTCAACCTTCCTCTGATTCAGCAACAAAGGCTGCAGAGTCCTTGGGAAAAACTAACGTCTCTAAAGATCAGAACGTATTGTCAAACAAGGCCTCTAACGTCTCTACAGATCAGAACTCATCATCAAACAAGGCCTCTAACGTCTCTACAGATCAGAAGACATCATCAAACAAGGCCTTTACTGCCTCCAAAACTTTTAACACGAGGCATGATCCTGCCTACAAGGCCTCAGAGCAAAATGCCCCTGCTGCTGACACCAAATCGTATTCATTGTCAGAAAGTTCAGTCGATGCCAACAAGTTGAAGTCGAAATCATGCAATGCTActgcaaatttaaaattatcagCATTTATCCCCATCTCTACCAACTCTGAGGAAG GTAACAAAGCAGAAAACCATGGAAAAGTACTCCAAACCAACTGA
- the LOC108222882 gene encoding uncharacterized protein LOC108222882 isoform X1, with amino-acid sequence MTSKMRYIGHKPGPYIIYAHEVIENQCNGNLCGICKKRTQKLLELHKICDVSEKKCMKGKDCFSFGTNCSAMAQLSDSFKSSNSFQTPPSTYKSPQAEVAKVEELLPADGAMHQSPLTSGKHNDYDGGDPAPNRKSSVLNKFRDKAKKLKSTLSSKRIRQSNIDSEYDHETESKNGIDNEDDDDKTIRSMEVNLDEDEIDEDPEYLGAPIYESVQAPQECKEYVKQHPREVTASADKHIIESCAKNAARKASEPALKTVTETVSEKLVPAYNAVSTATQAITSKISSLTVETTGLTNKTSDGSSGDASSESRGQIRNSGPPMYDKGVSVKEYLMQKLEPGEDEKALSQVITDAISPKGSEQVGVVGMVKDAVTSYLQPSSDSATKAAESLGKTNVSKDQNVLSNKASNVSTDQNSSSNKASNVSTDQKTSSNKAFTASKTFNTRHDPAYKASEQNAPAADTKSYSLSESSVDANKLKSKSCNATANLKLSAFIPISTNSEEGNKAENHGKVLQTN; translated from the exons ATGACCAGTAAGATGAGATATATTGGACACAAACCTGgtccatatatcatatatgcacATGAAGTAATTGAAAATCAATGTAATGGTAATTTGTGTGGCATATGTAAAAAGAGAACCCAAAAGCTTCTTGAGCTTCACAAGATATGTGATGTGTCCGAAAAGAAATGCATGAAA GGGAAGGATTGTTTCAGCTTCGGAACCAACTGTTCAGCTATGGCTCAATTATCCGATTCATTTAAAAGTAGTAATTCATTTCAAACTCCACCCTCAACCTACAAAAGTCCTCAAGCTGAGGTCGCTAAAGTAGAAGAACTTTTACCAG CTGATGGCGCAATGCATCAGTCTCCCTTAACTTCTGGAAAACATAATGACTATGATGGTGGTGATCCTGCGCCCAACAGAAAGTCGTCAGTGCTTAACAAATTTAGGGACAAGGCTAAGAAGCTGAAGAGCACATTGAGCAGCAAGAGAATCAGGCAGAGCAATATTGACAGCGAATATGATCATGAAACGGAGAGCAAGAATGGAATTGAcaatgaggatgatgatgataagaCTATCCGCTCTATGGAAGTTAACTTGGATGAAGATGAAATTGATGAAGATCCTGAATACCTCGGAGCTCCAA TTTATGAATCAGTACAAGCACCTCAAGAATGTAAAGAATATGTGAAACAGCATCCGCGAGAAGTTACTGCGTCAGCTGACAAGCATATCATTGAAAGCTGTGCCAAAAATGCAGCCAGGAAAGCTAGTGAGCCAGCTCTCAAGACAGTGACAGAAACAGTGTCAGAGAAGCTGGTACCGGCCTATAATGCAGTGTCGACTGCAACTCAGGCAATTACTTCCAAGATCTCCAGCTTGACTGTTGAAACCACGGGTTTAACAAACAAGACTAGTGATGGTAGTTCTGGAGATGCGAGTTCTGAGAGTAGAGGACAGATACGAAACAGTGGTCCACCTATGTATGATAAAGGCGTTTCTGTCAAGGAGTATTTGATGCAGAAACTTGAGCCTGGAGAAGATGAAAAAGCTCTTTCTCAGGTTATTACAGATGCGATTAGTCCAAAGGGATCTGAACAAGTTGGAGTGGTGGGGATGGTGAAAGATGCTGTAACTTCCTATCTTCAACCTTCCTCTGATTCAGCAACAAAGGCTGCAGAGTCCTTGGGAAAAACTAACGTCTCTAAAGATCAGAACGTATTGTCAAACAAGGCCTCTAACGTCTCTACAGATCAGAACTCATCATCAAACAAGGCCTCTAACGTCTCTACAGATCAGAAGACATCATCAAACAAGGCCTTTACTGCCTCCAAAACTTTTAACACGAGGCATGATCCTGCCTACAAGGCCTCAGAGCAAAATGCCCCTGCTGCTGACACCAAATCGTATTCATTGTCAGAAAGTTCAGTCGATGCCAACAAGTTGAAGTCGAAATCATGCAATGCTActgcaaatttaaaattatcagCATTTATCCCCATCTCTACCAACTCTGAGGAAG GTAACAAAGCAGAAAACCATGGAAAAGTACTCCAAACCAACTGA